One region of Terricaulis silvestris genomic DNA includes:
- a CDS encoding alpha/beta fold hydrolase, with translation MAFVRVPGNDIPEGAEEHWLEGRGGVKVRVLTAPARGAPRGSVIVAPGRTEFIEKYFEVIRELQARGFAVFCIDWRGQGLSGREVDNGLKGHFVTFDDPVNDLSTALKLLADRLPRPHIGLAHSMGGAILLRALQTRRIELDAAAFTAPMWGLPGLKDFQKKYARFMVSLGLGGTFAPSVEKKWKRENFKRNPVTNDKERHSRCQGLIAEEPRLALAGPTIGWVAAAADAIEGFQVPGALAHLRIPILVATAADEQLIDNASHDDVIHNLPDATHITIAGAKHEILMERDDKRAEFWAAFDSLTERVVPAHA, from the coding sequence ATGGCGTTCGTCCGCGTCCCAGGCAATGACATTCCCGAGGGCGCCGAAGAGCACTGGCTCGAGGGGCGCGGCGGCGTGAAGGTGCGCGTGCTGACCGCGCCTGCACGTGGGGCGCCACGCGGCTCGGTGATTGTCGCGCCGGGGCGGACCGAGTTCATCGAAAAATATTTCGAAGTGATCCGCGAGCTGCAAGCTCGTGGCTTCGCCGTGTTCTGCATCGACTGGCGCGGGCAAGGCTTGTCGGGCCGCGAAGTCGACAATGGGCTGAAGGGCCACTTCGTTACGTTCGACGACCCGGTGAACGATCTTTCCACGGCGCTGAAGCTGCTCGCCGATCGCTTGCCGCGTCCGCACATCGGGCTGGCGCATTCGATGGGCGGGGCGATCTTGTTGCGCGCACTGCAGACGCGGCGGATCGAGCTTGATGCGGCGGCGTTCACGGCGCCGATGTGGGGCTTGCCGGGGCTGAAGGATTTTCAGAAGAAGTATGCGCGCTTCATGGTGTCGCTCGGCTTGGGCGGCACGTTCGCGCCCAGCGTTGAAAAGAAATGGAAGCGTGAGAACTTCAAGCGCAACCCTGTCACCAACGACAAGGAGCGGCATTCGCGCTGCCAAGGTCTGATCGCGGAAGAGCCGCGGCTGGCGTTGGCGGGGCCGACAATTGGCTGGGTGGCGGCGGCGGCTGATGCGATCGAGGGCTTCCAGGTTCCCGGTGCGCTGGCGCATCTGCGCATCCCGATCCTGGTGGCGACGGCGGCGGACGAGCAGCTCATCGACAACGCGAGCCACGATGACGTGATTCACAATCTGCCCGACGCGACGCACATCACCATCGCCGGCGCCAAGCACGAAATCCTGATGGAGCGCGACGACAAGCGCGCTGAATTCTGGGCCGCGTTCGATTCACTGACTGAACGCGTCGTCCCCGCTCACGCTTAA
- a CDS encoding SCP2 sterol-binding domain-containing protein yields the protein MTYDEILNRFKEGTVVVPGKKVKFDFGDAGKIFLDGGANAVSNEDAVADTTIKVKLEDFVAMAQGQLDPTAAFMQGKLRVEGDMGVAMQLQGVMAKLRG from the coding sequence ATGACGTACGATGAAATCCTGAACCGCTTCAAAGAAGGCACGGTTGTCGTTCCCGGCAAAAAAGTGAAGTTCGACTTCGGCGACGCCGGCAAGATTTTCCTCGATGGCGGCGCGAACGCCGTTTCGAATGAAGACGCCGTTGCCGACACGACTATCAAAGTGAAGCTCGAAGATTTCGTCGCGATGGCGCAAGGCCAGCTCGACCCGACCGCTGCGTTCATGCAGGGCAAGCTCCGCGTCGAAGGCGACATGGGCGTTGCGATGCAGCTGCAAGGCGTGATGGCCAAGCTGCGGGGCTAA